From Plectropomus leopardus isolate mb chromosome 17, YSFRI_Pleo_2.0, whole genome shotgun sequence, a single genomic window includes:
- the LOC121956296 gene encoding uncharacterized protein LOC121956296 produces the protein MKMTGGVQSCCVALLFALTSVSAVQRLNSINDLKEINFGQAVPRHILLLLYWFADTVDIDGNDDIWLNFDPNRGDYGAHHYGNFEGLLDPLPQGNRYRYYTVGNLYQDAPLELPPYVVRSQREYVGRNRDRIIIRVREQNRGRMARIDRVYITQHQHHQGSYDPEHTYQITINLLRQIREFSVGQNQQQLLHLRNRYGSNADVSHIRNTWGDLSGLGLLLFIVIQERYTSNQHNRQNQRNNNLMACILLGLLFLFVLAFLNQSGK, from the coding sequence ATGAAGATGACAGGAGGAGTCCAGAGTTGCTGTGTAGCTCTGCTCTTCGCCCTGACCTCTGTGTCCGCTGTACAAAGGCTCAATTCAATCAATGACTTGAAGGAAATCAACTTTGGCCAAGCTGTCCCCAGGCACATCCTTTTGCTGCTCTACTGGTTTGCCGACACAGTGGACATTGACGGTAATGATGACATATGGTTGAACTTCGACCCAAACAGAGGAGATTATGGTGCACATCATTATGGCAACTTTGAGGGGCTGCTGGACCCACTGCCTCAGGGAAACAGATACCGGTACTACACTGTAGGCAATCTCTATCAAGACGCACCCCTGGAACTTCCACCTTATGTTGTCCGTTCCCAGAGGGAGTATGTGGGAAGAAACAGGGACCGGATCATCATTCGTGTCAGGGAGCAGAACAGAGGACGTATGGCGAGGATAGACCGGGTGTATATCACACAGCATCAACATCATCAGGGAAGTTATGATCCAGAACACACCTACCAGATCACTATTAACCTCTTGAGACAGATCAGAGAGTTTTCTGTGGGACAAAACCAACAGCAACTGCTGCACCTCAGAAACCGCTATGGAAGTAACGCTGATGTTTCCCACATCAGAAACACATGGGGAGACCTTTCTGGCCTTGGACTGCTTTTGTTTATCGTGATCCAAGAAAGGTACACCTCTAACCAACACAACAGGCAAAATCAACGGAATAATAATTTGATGGCCTGCATTCTTTTGGgtcttttatttctatttgttttggcatttttaaatcaatctgGGAAGtag
- the LOC121956294 gene encoding uncharacterized protein LOC121956294, translating to MIKMSSKVMRFCVALFIALTSVSAVQRLDLIHDLKKIDFGRSVPKHSLVLLYWFANTVDINNNNIIWLTFDPNRGDYGSHHYGNYEGLLDPLPRGNIRYMYYTIGNLHQETSVPLPPYVVNPPTEYVGTNRDRIIIRVRQQNTLQRIDQVYITQHYDISEYQGTPYDPEHTYRISINLLRQIREFSVGQNQQQLLRLRNRHGSNADDSQLRNIRNTWGVLACLGLLLFIVIEEKYFVNQHNYRRENNNRPENYNRPEYNADRPENYNSPEPNADRPEHRQNHWADDAFAICCLLTCILFSILIFFSILVASR from the coding sequence ATGATCAAGATGTCGAGCAAAGTTATGCGTTTCTGCGTAGCTCTGTTCATTGCCCTGACCTCTGTATCCGCTGTACAAAGACTTGACTTAATCCATGATTTGAAGAAAATTGACTTTGGCCGATCTGTGCCCAAGCACAGTCTTGTGCTACTCTACTGGTTTGCCAACACAGTTGacatcaacaataacaatatcatttggctgacctttgacccaaaCAGAGGAGATTATGGCTCACATCATTATGGCAACTATGAGGGGCTGCTGGACCCACTGCCGCGGGGAAATATCAGATATATGTACTACACTATAGGCAATCTCCATCAAGAAACGTCTGTGCCGCTTCCACCTTACGTTGTTAATCCTCCAACAGAGTATGTGGGAACAAACAGGGACCGGATCATCATTCGTGTCAGGCAGCAGAACACTTTGCAGAGGATAGACCAAGTGTATATCACGCAGCATTATGACATTTCTGAATATCAGGGGACACCTTATGATCCAGAACACACCTACAGGATCAGTATTAACCTGCTGAGACAGATAAGAGAGTTTTCTGTGGGACAAAACCAACAGCAACTCCTGCGTCTCAGAAACCGCCATGGAAGTAACGCTGATGATTCCCAGTTAAGGAACATCAGAAACACATGGGGAGTCCTTGCTTGCCTTggactgttgttgtttattgtgattGAGGAAAAGTACTTCGTTAACCAACACAACTACAGAcgtgaaaacaacaacagaccgGAAAACTACAACAGACCAGAATACAATGCCGACAGACCAGAAAACTACAACAGTCCAGAACCCAACGCCGACAGACCAGAACATAGACAAAATCATTGGGCTGATGATGCTTTTGCAATCTGCTGTCTtcttacatgtattttattttctatattgatttttttttccattcttgtTGCAAGCAGATAA
- the LOC121956292 gene encoding uncharacterized protein LOC121956292, whose translation MMKMSERATSCFVAVIFALTSVSAVQRLNSINDLKKINFGQAVPKHSLILLYWFANTVDIDNNNIIQLTFDPNRGDYGSHHYGNFEGLLDPLPRGNGYRYYTIGNVHQETSIPLPPYVVRPHRDYTGRNRDRIIIRVSEQNTGRRALLRIDQVYITQHYDTSEGQGTPYDPEHTYRISINLVTQIREFSLGQNQQQLLQLRNRYGSNADVSHIRNTWGEIACLGLLLFIVIQEKHSANQHNNRPANNYRQQNNNRHDHRRNPRADDASENDRNIHRDYRNQGVVVVDLNDYDDHRESESENTSVPRSKIKRICCICGITSICLILLVIILYFSLRQDTTLFQFSQD comes from the coding sequence ATGATGAAGATGTCAGAAAGGGCCACAAGTTGCTTTGTAGCTGTAATCTTCGCCCTGacctctgtgtcagctgttcaAAGGCTCAATTCAATCAATGATTTGAAGAAGATCAACTTTGGCCAAGCTGTCCCCAAGCACAGTCTTATTCTGCTCTACTGGTTTGCCAACACAGTTGACATCGACAATAACAATATCAtacagctgacctttgacccaaaCAGAGGAGATTATGGCTCACATCATTATGGCAACTTTGAGGGGCTGTTGGACCCACTGCCGCGGGGAAATGGATACCGGTACTACACTATTGGCAATGTTCATCAAGAAACGTCAATTCCACTCCCACCTTATGTCGTCCGTCCCCACAGGGACTACACGGGAAGAAACAGGGACCGGATCATCATTCGTGTCAGCGAGCAGAACACAGGACGGAGAGCTTTGCTGAGGATAGACCAAGTGTATATCACACAGCATTATGACACCTCTGAGGGTCAGGGGACACCTTATGATCCAGAACACACCTACAGGATCAGTATTAACCTCGTGACACAGATCCGAGAGTTTTCTTTGGGACAAAACCAACAGCAACTGTTGCAACTCAGAAACCGCTATGGAAGTAACGCTGATGTTTCCCACATCAGAAACACATGGGGTGAGATTGCTTGCCTTGGACTGCTGTTGTTTATTGTGATCCAGGAAAAACACTCTGCTAACCAACACAACAACAGACCAGCAAACAActacagacaacaaaacaacaacagacacgATCACAGAAGAAATCCGCGGGCTGATGATGCTTCGGAGAATGATAGAAACATTCATAGAGATTATCGAAACCAAGGTGTGGTTGTTGTGGACTTGAACGACTACGATGACCACAgagaatcagaaagtgaaaacacCTCAGTACCCCGGAGCAAAATCAAGAGGATCTGTTGTATTTGTGGTATCACCTCCATATGTCTAATCTTATtggttattatattatatttttctctaaGACAAGATACAACTTTATTTCAGTTCAGTCAAGATTGA